One Fusarium musae strain F31 chromosome 6, whole genome shotgun sequence DNA segment encodes these proteins:
- a CDS encoding hypothetical protein (EggNog:ENOG41~BUSCO:EOG092600SD) — MSNRRIVVSIDFGTTYSGVAWADTTRPDVQHVLTEWPSAGSSKSSPKVPTELRRVANGWQWGFQIPESAKRIRKLDDPAQITKEGESAKDLTKVYLSCLHEHFVSLLEKRLSPSVVKSTPMDFVVTVPAIWSPKAKQSTEQAAAMAGFCGNQRIQLISEPEAAALYTLKTLSPSTLQVGRKFVVCDAGGGTVDLISYQVTKIGRVEVKEVTEGTGGKCGSSMLNMRFRRHLKQTHGDKYWTDERLVIALSEFESFKKTFSPKGEPLTLKVDPSLGLRRNRYTMTQDDMKTKIFEPIMKDVVCLIKEQIKMAGDGVAAVIMVGGFGQSRYLKSRVRDAISSRTDVLQPESGWTAVVKGAAMHGLSRYQPAGTRVEVASRIARRSFWSEKEQETVVSEMCWFIQKGESYPEGKPSRIEYQCDLPVMLGHVPQTEIDIYSNNNDGKAPVHLDETTQHIGTLSLDLRKIPEAVKRTAKIRRMGWHRYYCLKGAIEAVYGSAEITYTVKLGGITHDMISDANLDHSSLKQQDTAAPNDAACIMAANLHLRAAVPDHGQPAGKVVAGPPPSTLAAQLVENISASTKSSKSDENSELKGFFAIIQRVKDDPTLLKTPEDRVEHNHMLIYVYSRAVLEGIRLDDPFLDRTQVRTEGLKAISFLRFSIKETPAVLKHRVGEQEYMFRGREPLWVWLLPQLLRLLGHSQCLELTEAIEGFLQYTMLIIAQNWILWDMAPSFLFYLRTITSHILQQLQDPLLIPSVEESFKTLSLPPQIALSQFVEKESPFTSQLTYSVDQMSQALHQLISFCKVVAYPLTASDDAFDNVTSFSESVVWLIDVLGDMRVIQTRYGSNFPASSLYVLQLAQEIERALLRRKGISASVHKKAITLMGQIFGPKLLSSNLHPLCFEDAAVQEIIETMGLNYEPPHTGSQDRPKRRKIAQTDSSPMAVLMRRLGDVIGVVDVGDEFLDLENQILGAFPKADISRQCLMLDLLSRISCAADGGNETMNDAKAAVAETACYICEHNAPPVRSNLHGAIVHKSRTEALFTKLIRLPALAESRRPRVAAMLAIRRVILHCEDTELLNLETSGIGQWCLQSLNSSVRELRVAAGRVLATFSLARPEPILSSMVLPARPAEANGIGNPRVNQAQATFTDGNFRTNVSNGSSLMKTQDLISRNRKNSIAFLKSISDKNQPNLTETFIMAWGQLGTVVWEHELNLVLIKLLDYLGSNNNIVSACAFNELLNLADARRVTPRRLFEPFWPSLAYMTTKDMVQRPQMSRTIAELLQVSVNELLLLIQTHALPWLVLDKQKDVIQKIAEARQESEVWLPLIDPANLAATLALLLVQDTDDIASFAKSRLEELSTHFQTEPLVNLLQVEPVLTVIELLKAAGDADETKKAPVRKALDTMAKMMIPANKETRAKKSDHTARFIHSQLLGLMACLFDVINDQSLPDPERRRYIRAMEEMIRVSRGYASTARPQMSACLLSTLAQDALREASFSCWASMLTHLEETDVEALLETTFFVVTRYWPFMNESTALLAQQMLKSLVDEFDHLVAKYIVKLPSLRHIPELRDIETKMDQHRPATLAVEEVLEAFAERICHENSGVALQALTELIPYLQENQAALHTSDMSLQSDIGVVALMRSLLDCASKYSGFPGDIARLCTEAMGLIGCLDPSKIETVREQRSIVILNNFATNEETTDFVLFLLEEALVPAFLSTTDVKFQGFLSFAMQELMARCDIKAACAMENSGMKGGNDIYRKWVAMPETVREVVAPFLASRYVVAPMPHTEIEYPLFRPGRPYPSWLRVYVLDLLRKGQTPFADLIFEPLARVIRVKDLSIAEFILPYIVLHTLLGSRTTQQERDDILGELLAILQYQPAETASYQEKEDMRRYCHLVFRVVDYAMRWMQTRRAAGRLTETDRERLAQVQEALDLIPAELIAQRAVDCNEYARALFHLEQHAHKMEQRKKEPGERTRLLQKLQDIYANVDEPDGLDGISAHLQVLDINQQILSHRKAGRWTAVQNWYEMQLAENPDNTDIQIELLHCLKQAGQHEGLLNHIEGMHTDASTDNKIMPYAVEAAWVTGRWESLTKFAQRFRGDPIEDFNISIATLFEKLRAKDKPKELIKIMKDIRVKISSSMNAASTSSLQACHDLLLKSHVLTDVEIIIGTKAGDEVARQTTAALLERRLEIIGAYMNEKQYLLGIRRATMELTRPTFTDLDISGLWLSSARLARKSNSLHQSFNAILHASKLGDDAATIENAKLLWREDQHRKAIQVLQGAIKSNKFMTQTGTANSTSSSKLSPQQKLLTARAQLLLAKWLDSAGQTHAGALREKYQQPPKTFSTWEKGHYYLGRHYKKILEAEKPLKADDQSDNYITGEVARLVIENYVRSLNSGTKYLYQTLPRILTLWLDLGAQVDKAPEGKASLSRELHRRRVEQLNLLHSFLDKYIHRLPAYIFYTALPQIVARIAHPNSSVFDRLTHIIAKVVEAHPRQALWSLIGIMTTRQVSERKARGTQILQTLRNISKKVEGSTTDFKHLLRMGEKLAEQLLLACQNGDFRGNKTVHASLGKDLRFNHKCTPCPLVVPVESSLTATLPAVSEYVKKHKAFSRDVVTIDSFLDDVLVLSSLAKPRRLTTRGSDGKSYMLLIKPKDDLRTDQRLMEFNGLINRSLKRDAESSRRQLYIRTYAVTPLNEECGIIEWVPGIKTMRDILINLYASRKIYPDYTVLKQFMDEACLSDGKTRIFTDEVLGRFPPVLQLWFTQQFPSPSTWFAARLKYTRSCAVMSMVGTILGLGDRHGENVNLEEGNGGVFHVDFNCLFDKGLTFAKPERVPFRLTHNMVAAMGIYGYEGPFRKSCELTLGILRQQEETLMTILEAFIYDPTLDLQKEKRAHRRGDVGVKLQPQSVVDSIKRKVRGLLPTESIPLGVEGQVEELIKQAVDPRNLAAMYIGWCPFL, encoded by the exons ATGAGCAATCGCAGAATCGTTGTATCCATAGATTTTGGAACGACATACTCAGGTGTCGCTTGGGCTGACACAACTCGG CCTGATGTTCAACATGTCTTGACAGAATGGCCCTCGGCCGGCTCTTCGAAGAGCAGTCCCAAAGTACCAACTGAGCTCCGAAGAGTGGCGAATGGGTGGCAGTGGGGATTTCAGATTCCTGAGTCTGCGAAGAGGATCAG AAAGCTGGATGATCCAGCCCAGATCACCAAAGAGGGGGAATCGGCAAAAGACCTGACCAAGGTCTATCTATCATGCCTTCATGAGCATTTCGTCAGTCTACTTGAAAAGAGACTATCGCCGAGTGTGGTAAAATCGACACCCATGGACTTTGTCGTCACGGTCCCCGCTATTTGGTCGCCAAAAGCAAAGCAGTCGACGGAGCAGGCCGCAGCCATGGCAGGATTTTGTGGTAATCAGAGGATCCAGCTCATATCAGAACCG GAAGCAGCCGCTTTGTACACCCTCAAGACCCTTAGCCCCTCTACATTACAAGTAGGTCGAAAATTTGTTGTTTGCGATGCGGGAGGCGGCACCGTTGACTTGATCTCTTATCAAGTAACCAAAATAGGCAGAGTTGAAGTAAAAGAAGTCACAGAGGGTACAGGCGGGAAGTGCGGCTCGTCCATGCTGAATATGCGCTTCCGCCGGCATCTGAAACAAACTCATGGAGACAAGTACTGGACTGATGAGAGACTCGTAATAGCTTTGAGTGAGTTCGAGTCG TTCAAGAAGACCTTTTCTCCCAAGGGCGAACCTTTGACTCTCAAAGTTGATCCCAGTCTTGGCCTACGACGGAACCGATATACTATGACACAAGACGATATGAAAACCAAAATCTTTGAGCCCATCATGAAGGATGTTGTGTGTCTTATCAAGGAACAGATCAAGATGGCGGGAGATGGTGTCGCCGCGGTGATTATGGTTGGAGGATTCGGGCAAAGTCGATATTTGAAGTCACGCGTACGTGATGCAATATCCAGCCGAACAGATGTTCTTCAACCAGAAAGCGGCTGGACGGCGGTGGTAAAAGGTGCCGCGATGCATGGGCTCAGTCGATATCAACCCGCAGGCACCCGGGTGGAGGTTGCATCTCGAATTGCAAGACGATC GTTCTGGTCGGAaaaggagcaagaaacaGTCGTCTCAGAAATGTGTTGGTTTATTCAGAAG GGTGAGTCGTACCCAGAAGGCAAACCGTCACGGATAGAATACCAATGCGATCTCCCGGTAATGCTTGGCCATGTGCCACAAACGGAGATCGATATTTACAGCAACAATAATGATGGGAAAGCTCCCGTCCATCTCGACGAAACAACGCAGCACATCGGAACGCTCTCACTTGACCTAAGAAAGATCCCAGAAGCAGTCAAGAGAACTGCGAAGATCAGGCGCATGGGTTGGCATCGGTACTATTGTCTGAAAGGGGCCATTGAAGCCGTGTACGGGTCAGCGGAGATCACGTACACAGTCAAACTTGGAG GAATAACACATGACATGATCAGT GATGCCAATCTTGATCATTCATCTTTGAAGCAACAAGATACAGCCGCACCCAACGATGCTGCATGCATCATGGCGGCCAATCTGCACTTAAGGGCGGCTGTACCAGATCATGGACAACCGGCCGGTAAAGTCGTTGCTGGCCCTCCTCCATCAACCTTAGCTGCGCAGCTTGTGGAGAATATTTCAGCATCCACGAAATCTTCCAAATCAGATGAGAACAGTGAACTCAAAGGCTTCTTTGCTATTATTCAACGTGTCAAAGATGATCCGACTCTTCTCAAGACACCAGAGGACCGAGTTGAGCACAATCATATGCTTATTTACGTTTACTCAAGAGCTGTTCTTGAAGGAATTCGATTAGATGACCCATTTCTTGACCGAACACAAGTACGGACAGAAGgcctcaaggccatcagtTTTCTCAGGTTCTCCATCAAAGAAACTCCTGCAGTTTTAAAACATAGAGTGGGTGAGCAAGAGTATATGTTCCGTGGGCGGGAGCCATTATGGGTTTGGCTGCTTCCTCAGCTGCTCAGACTTCTTGGCCATTCCCAGTGTCTTGAACTCACAGAAGCAATAGAAGGCTTCCTCCAGTATACAATGCTAATAATAGCACAAAACTGGATCCTGTGGGATATGGCGCCATCGTTCTTATTCTATCTGCGTACCATCACATCTC ATAtccttcaacagcttcaagacCCTCTCCTAATTCCATCAGTGGAAGAGAGTTTCAAGAcactttctcttcctcctcaaatTGCTCTCAGCCAATTCGTTGAGAAGGAGTCGCCCTTCACAAGCCAACTTACATATTCTGTTGACCAAATGTCACAAGCGCTGCACCAACTGATCAGCTTTTGCAAAGTGGTGGCATATCCTCTAACAGCTTCAGATGATGCCTTTGATAACGTTACCTCCTTCTCGGAGAGTGTGGTATGGTTGATTGATGTCCTAGGGGACATGCGGGTTATCCAGACCCGGTACGGTAGCAACTTTCCTGCCTCTTCACTTTATGTTCTCCAACTGGCTCAGGAAATTGAGCGAGCACTACTGAGAAGAAAAGGCATCAGCGCTTCTGTTCATAAGAAGGCCATCACTCTCATG GGACAGATCTTTGG GCCAAAGCTGCTCTCCTCAAACTTACACCCTCTGTGTTTTGAGGATGCTGCAGTGCAAGAGATCATCGAGACCATGGGGCTGAACTACGAGCCTCCCCACACAGGTTCACAAGACCGTCCCAAACGCCGAAAAATAGCACAGACAGACTCTAGCCCTATGGCGGTCCTCATGAGACGTTTGGGTGATGTTATAGGGGTTGTGGATGTGGGTGATgagtttcttgatcttgagaatcAGATATT GGGAGCCTTTCCAAAAGCCGACATATCCCGTCAATGTCTCATGCTTGATTTGCTATCGCGGATATCTTGCGCGGCGGACGGTGGCAACGAGACAATGAATGATGCAAAAGCAGCAGTGGCAGAAACAGCCTGCTACATTTGTGAACACAATGCACCCCCAGTCCGATCAAACCTTCATGGAGCAATCGTGCATAAATCCCGAACGGAGGCACTCTTCACCAAACTGATCCGACTCCCCGCTCTTGCTGAGTCTCGGCGTCCGAGGGTTGCTGCCATGTTGGCTATAAGGAGAGTGATTCTCCACTGTGAAGATACTGAATTGCTTAACCTGGAAACATCTGGGATAGGCCAGTGGTGTCTTCAGTCCTTAAACAGCTCTGTGCGGGAGCTGAGGGTAGCTGCCGGGCGTGTCTTGGCTACCTTCTCTTTGGCCAGGCCAGAGCCCATTCTTTCCAGCATGGTTCTTCCGGCTCGACCAGCAGAAGCCAATGGTATTGGGAACCCACGAGTGAATCAGGCTCAGGCGACCTTCACAGACGGCAATTTCCGGACAAATGTATCAAATGGATCATCTCTTATGAAAACGCAAGATTTGATCTCGCGCAATAGAAAAAACTCGATTGCTTTCCTGAAATCAATCTCAGATAAGAACCAGCCTAATTTGACTGAAACGTTTATCATGGCATGGGGTCAATTAGGAACAGTGGTCTGGGAACACGAACTCAACTTggttctcatcaagctttTGGATTACTTGGGAAGCAACAACAATATCGTGTCAGCTTGCGCCTTCAATGAGCTATTGAACCTAGCTGATGCTCGTCGAGTAACCCCACGCAGGCTTTTCGAGCCTTTCTGGCCAAGCCTAGCATACATGACCACCAAAGACATGGTCCAACGCCCTCAAATGAGCCGGACAATTGCTGAATTGCTACAAGTGTCTGTCAACGAGTTACTCCTCCTCATTCAAACTCACGCACTGCCGTGGCTTGTGCTTGACAAGCAAAAAGACGTTATCCAAAAGATTGCGGAGGCACGGCAGGAGTCCGAGGTTTGGCTACCATTAATCGACCCTGCGAACCTAGCGGCAACTCTGGCCTTGCTCTTGGTTCAAGATACAGACGATATCGCTAGTTTCGCGAAATCTCGCCTCGAAGAATTGTCGACGCATTTTCAAACCGAGCCCCTCGTCAACCTGCTTCAGGTGGAACCAGTGCTCACTGTCATAGAGTTACTTAAAGCTGCCGGCGACGCAGATGAAACAAAAAAGGCACCA GTTCGCAAAGCTTTAGACACCATGGCGAAAATGATGATCCCAGCAAACAAAGAAACCCGAGCTAAGAAGTCGGATCACACTGCCCGGTTTATTCATTCACAACTTCTTGGCCTTATGGCATGTCTCTTCGATGTTATCAATGACCAGAGCCTTCCTGACCCAGAGCGTCGGCGCTACATTCGGGCTATGGAGGAAATGATCAGGGTGTCGAGGGGCTATGCAAGCACCGCCAGACCGCAA ATGTCTGCTTGTTTGCTCTCGACACTGGCACAAGATGCACTTAGAGAAGCAAGTTTCTCATGTTGGGCATCGATGCTCACACACCTTGAGGAGACAGATGTCGAGGCATTATTAGAAACAACATTTTTCGTCGTCACCCGTTACTGGCCCTTCATGAACGAGTCAACAGCTCTTCTAGCGCAGCAAATGCTCAAGTCTCTCGTCGATGAATTTGACCATCTTGTTGCGAAGTACATCGTCAAGCTCCCTTCGCTGAGGCACATTCCAGAGTTGAGGGACATCGAGACAAAGATGGATCAGCATAGACCAGCAACACTCGCGGTTGAAGAGGTTTTGGAAGCTTTCGCTGAGAGAATTTGCCACGAAAACTCCGGTGTTGCCCTTCAAGCATTGACAGAACTGATACCATACCTTCAGGAAAACCAAGCGGCACTTCATACATCTGATATGAGTCTACAGTCAGATATTGGCGTTGTCGCACTTATGCGGTCGCTCCTGGATTGTGCAAGTAAATACAGCGGCTTCCCAGGAGACATAGCGCGCCTATGTACAGAAGCAATGGGCTTAATAGGCTGTCTGGACCCCAGTAAGATCGAAACTGTTAGAGAGCAACGATCAATAGTCATATTGAACAATTTTGCGACGAATGAAGAAACAACGGACTTCGTTCTGTTTCTTCTGGAAGAGGCCCTGGTGCCAGCATTCTTATCCACGACTGATGTTAAGTTCCAGGGATTCTTGTCTTTTGCTATGCAGGAACTCATGGCCAGGTGCGACATCAAAGCTGCTTGTGCCATGGAAAACTCAGGGATGAAAGGTGGAAACGATATCTATCGAAAATGGGTTGCAATGCCGGAAACTGTTCGGGAAGTGGTGGCACCCTTTCTAGCCTCCCGGTATGTCGTTGCTCCAATGCCACACACCGAGATCGAGTATCCGCTCTTTCGTCCTGGCAGGCCCTATCCGAGTTGGCTCAGGGTTTACGTTCTGGACCTTCTACGTAAGGGGCAGACGCCATTTGCTGATTTGATATTCGAGCCTCTGGCGCGTGTCATTCGCGTTAAAGATCTCTCTATTGCCGAATTCATCCTTCCCTATATAGTCCTGCATACTCTTTTAGGGTCTCGGACTACACAGCAAGAAAGGGACGATATTCTCGGAGAACTTCTTGCTATCTTGCAATATCAGCCTGCTGAGACGGCATCGTAtcaggagaaggaggatatGCGGCGATACTGTCAT CTTGTATTTCGCGTTGTAGACTACGCAATGAGATGGATGCAAACTAGGCGAGCAGCCGGTCGCCTCACTGAAACTGACAGGGAGAGGCTAGCTCAAGTGCAGGAAGCTCTCGATCTGATCCCAGCCGAACTCATAGCACAAAGGGCTGTCGATTGCAATGAATACGCACGTGCTCTTTTTCATTTAGAGCAACATGCCCATAAAATGGAacagaggaagaaagaaccAGGGGAGCGTACCCGTCTCTTACAAAAACTTCAAGATATCTATGCCAATGTCGATGAGcctgatggccttgatggaATTTCAGCTCATTTGCAAGTTCTTGACATAAACCAACAGATTCTGAGTCATCGCAAAGCAGGCAGGTGGACTGCTGTTCAGAACTGGTACGAGATGCAACTCGCTGAGAACCCTGACAACACGGATATCCAGATCGAGTTGCTTCATTGCCTGAAGCAGGCTGGTCAGCACG AAGGATTGTTGAATCACATCGAGGGTATGCACACCGATGCATCAACGGACAACAAGATCATGCCTTACGCAGTAGAGGCGGCATGGGTTACAGGAAGGTGGGAGAGCCTTACCAAATTCGCTCAACGGTTTCGCGGTGACCCTATTGAAgacttcaacatctcgaTTGCCACCCTTTTCGAAAAGCTGAGGGCCAAAGACAAGCCTAAAGAGCTCATTAAGATAATGAAGGATATAAGAGTCAAAATTTCATCATCGATGAACGCCGCATCCACCTCATCGCTACAAGCCTGTCATGACCTCCTTCTTAAATCACATGTTCTTACGGACGTGGAAATCATAATAGGAACAAAAGCGGGTGACGAAGTCGCACGCCAAACAACAGCAGCCCTCCTAGAACGGAGACTCGAAATTATAGGTGCTTACATGAACGAAAAGCAATATCTTCTTGGTATTCGCCGTGCCACCATGGAGTTGACTAG ACCTACATTCACGGACCTAGACATTTCTGGGCTATGGCTCTCGAGTGCACGCCTAGCCCGGAAGTCAAACTCGCTTCACCAGTCTTTCAACGCTATTCTCCACGCTTCGAAGCTAGGCGATGATGCGGCTACTATTGAGAATGCCAAGCTTCTTTGGAGAGAAGATCAGCACCGAAAGGCAATACAGGTTTTGCAGGGAGCAATCAAGAGCAACAAGTTCATGACACAAACAGGGACAGCAAACAGCACAAGTTCAAGCAAGTTGAGTCCACAACAGAAGCTCTTGACGGCTAGGGCGCAGCTGCTGCTTGCCAAATGGCTTGATAGCGCCGGGCAGACACATGCCGGTGCATTGCGTGAAAAATATCAGCAGCCGCCCAAGACCTTCTCGACTTGGGAAAAGGGGCATTATTATCTTGGCCGTCATTACAAGAAGATCCTCGAAGCTGAAAAGCCGCTCAAAGCCGATGACCAGAGCGATAACTACATCACCGGCGAAGTCGCTAGACTCGTCATCGAGAACTATGTCCGTTCACTTAACTCAGGCACCAAATATCTTTACCAGACTCTCCCACGAATTTTAACTCTCTGGCTTGACCTTGGTGCCCAAGTAGACAAGGCACCAGAAGGCAAAGCATCGCTTTCTCGCGAGCTTCACCGAAGACGCGTTGAGCAACTCAATCTTTTGCACTCTTTCCTTGACAAATACATCCATAGGCTGCCGGCGTATATCTTTTATACAGCTTTGCCACAGATTGTTGCCCGCATTGCCCACCCAAACTCGAGCGTTTTTGACCGGCTGACACACATCATTGCCAAGGTCGTGGAAGCTCATCCTCGGCAAGCGCTTTGGAGCCTTATTGGCATCATGACTACAAGACAAGTGTCAGAAAGAAAGGCACGAGGCACCCAGATCCTTCAAACACTCAGGAACATATCGAAGAAAGTTGAGGGCTCTACGACCGATTTCAAACACCTGCTCAGGATGGGAGAGAAATTAGCCGAACAGCTGCTTCTTGCATGCCAAAACGGAGACTTCCGGGGCAACAAGACTGTTCATGCCAGCCTGGGTAAAGATCTTCGATTCAATCATAAATGCACACCATGTCCGTTGGTCGTGCCTGTCGAGAGCTCTTTGACGGCAACGTTACCGGCTGTGTCAGAGTATGTTAAAAAGCACAAGGCGTTTTCTAGAGATGTTGTTACGATTGACTCCTTTCTGGACGATGTGCTCGTGCTGAGCTCGCTGGCTAAGCCAAGACGGCTTACGACACGAGGGAGTGATGGCAAAAGCTACATGCTTCTGATCAAGCCCAAAGATGACTTGCGAACTGACCAGCGTCTTATGGAATTCAATGGATTGATCAATCGGTCGTTGAAACGAGATGCGGAATCCAGCCGGAGACAGCTTTACATTCGAACATATGCTGTAACGCCACTCAATGAAGAGTGCGGAATCATCGAATGGGTTCCAGGAATCAAAACGATGCGAgacattctcatcaacctttATGCTTCCCGAAAGATTTACCCCGACTACACGGTTCTTAAGCAATTCATGGATGAAGCATGTTTATCAGACGGCAAAACCAGGATATTTACTGATGAGGTCCTGGGGAGATTTCCTCCGGTACTTCAGCTGTGGTTCACGCAACAGTTCCCTAGTCCGTCAACGTGGTTTGCTGCGCGCTTAAAATATACACGGTCGTGTGCTGTCATGTCCATGGTAGGCACCATCCTAGGGCTTGGCGATAGACATGGCGAGAACGTGAATTTGGAGGAGGGTAATGGTGGAGTATTCCATGTCGATTTCAATTGTCTCTTTGACAAGGGCCTGACATTTGCCAAACCTGAAAGAGTGCCGTTCCGCCTTACCCACAACATGGTGGCTGCGATGGGTATATATGGTTATGAAGGACCATTTCGCAAGTCTTGCGAGCTGACTCTGGGCATTCTTCGTCAGCAAGAGGAGACTCTAATGACAATTCTCGAGGCGTTCATCTACGATCCAACGCTGGATCTACAAAAGGAGAAACGGGCACATCGGCGAGGAGATGTGGGCGTCAAGCTACAGCCTCAAAGCGTTGTAGACAGTATCAAGCGCAAAGTCAGGGGTTTGCTTCCAACTGAAAGCATTCCTTTGGGCGTTGAGGGTCAGGTGGAGGAATTGATCAAACAAGCGGTTGATCCAAGAAATTTGGCTGCAATGTATATAGGCTGGTGTCCGTTCCTGTAA